A single Mangifera indica cultivar Alphonso chromosome 20, CATAS_Mindica_2.1, whole genome shotgun sequence DNA region contains:
- the LOC123204082 gene encoding probable calcium-binding protein CML13 — MGKDLSDDQVSSMKEAFTLFDTDGDGKIAPSELGILMRSLGGNPTQAQLKSIISQEKLTAPFDFSRFLELMKKHLKVEPFDRQLRDAFKVLDKESTGFVSVADLRHILTSIGEKLEPSEFDEWIREVNVGSDGKIRYEEFIARMVAK; from the coding sequence ATGGGCAAGGATCTGAGCGACGACCAGGTCTCGTCGATGAAGGAGGCTTTTACATTATTCGACACTGACGGTGACGGCAAGATCGCGCCATCAGAATTGGGGATCCTTATGCGATCACTCGGGGGAAACCCCACCCAAGCCCAACTGAAATCGATAATTTCTCAGGAAAAGCTTACGGCTCCATTTGATTTCTCCCGGTTCCTTGAACTGATGAAAAAGCACCTGAAAGTGGAGCCGTTCGATCGGCAGCTGCGTGATGCGTTCAAAGTGCTGGATAAGGAATCAACTGGGTTTGTCTCTGTGGCGGATCTGCGGCATATTTTAACTTCTATTGGGGAGAAGCTGGAGCCCTCCGAGTTCGATGAGTGGATCCGGGAAGTCAATGTCGGGTCGGATGGTAAAATCCGGTATGAAGAATTTATTGCCAGGATGGTCGCTAAGTGA